Proteins encoded within one genomic window of Aspergillus nidulans FGSC A4 chromosome VII:
- a CDS encoding serine hydrolase domain-containing protein (transcript_id=CADANIAT00007804) — protein MSDFDALLAEYTNRENPKAHGVICKCVDRNGNEIYSKVAGYDSLSPDAQPLREDAVLRIASATKLITSIALLQCVEKGLVGLDEPISRVLPEFADKQILTDVVGSDLVFGPSKVPVTARHLLTHTSGLGYYFTNKLLSLRAEALARAGVKPSLRITDRFDIPLVFEPGTGWLYGCSLDWAGVAVSRLNGGISLEQYMVENIWQKLGLSAPFPHFNIARHPGYLARAMGGAQQTSDGRLERLDTWSFDNPEDQDGGSGLSCTAKDYVAVLADLVSDSPKLLRLETIAEMFRPQLESKSASVDMLLQLRFAWDIVSGPVSGDAVNHGLAGILCLDEVAEIGQPRGMLGWGGASNIVWWVNRERGVAGFFATQQMPFGNATIKNLVNAWKKDFWAGFNA, from the exons ATGTCTGATTTTGATGCTCTTCTCGCCGAGTACACAAACAGGGAAAACCCTAAAGCCCACGGCGTTATTTGTAAATGCGTCGATCGAAATG GAAACGAAATTTACAGCAAAGTAGCAGGTTACGACTCCCTTTCTCCTGATGCGCAGCCCCTCCGCGAAGACGCCGTTCTTCGAATTGCGAGCGCGACAAAACTCATCACTAGTATTGCTTTGCTGCAATGCGTGGAAAAAGGATTAGTCGGACTCGACGAACCGATCAGCAGAGTACTTCCAGAATTTGCCGACAAGCAGATCCTGACCGACGTTGTCGGCTCAGACCTTGTCTTTGGGCCCAGCAAAGTCCCTGTTACTGCGCGACACCTTCTCACGCATACCTCGGGCTTAGGTTATTATTTCACGAATAAGTTACTCTCTTTGAGAGCGGAGGCTCTCGCCCGTGCCGGGGTAAAGCCCTCACTCCGGATCACGGACCGGTTCGATATCCCGCTCGTCTTTGAACCGGGCACAGGCTGGTTGTATGGATGCAGCCTCGACTGGGCGGGTGTGGCTGTGAGTCGCCTGAACGGCGGCATTTCGCTGGAACAGTACATGGTGGAGAATATCTGGCAGAAGTTGggtctttctgctccatTTCCGCACTTTAATATAGCTCGTCACCCAGGATACCTTGCTCGTGCGATGGGAGGGGCGCAGCAGACATCAGATGGTCGTCTCGAGCGACTTGATACGTGGAGTTTCGACAACCCCGAGGATCAGGATGGGGGCAGTGGGCTTTCATGCACTGCGAAGGATTATGTTGCAGTCCTCGCGGACCTGGTCTCGGACTCGCCCAAGCTCCTTAGACTGGAAACAATCGCGGAGATGTTCAGGCCTCAGCTTGAGTCAAAGTCTGCTAGTGTCGATATGCTGCTCCAACTGCGCTTCGCCTGGGATATTGTTTCAGGGCCGGTCTCGGGAGATGCTGTCAACCATGGGCTAGCGGGAATATTGTGTCTCGATGAGGTAGCCGAGATAGGGCAGCCGCGAGGCATGcttggatggggaggagcTTCAAATATCGTCTGGTGGGTAAACCGAGAGCGAGGCGTGGCCGGTTTCTTTGCGACTCAGCAGATGCCGTTTGGGAATGCCACCATCAAGAACCTGGTGAATGCTTGGAAGAAGGACTTTTGGGCAGGCTTTAATGcataa
- a CDS encoding protein pgxD (transcript_id=CADANIAT00007808), protein MGFKRTIGLLLGILLALDQVSVLAQPGRPTFAKRPDIQPNPIQPYKAIPLHSRRNSHKVCYVKPSLNGGDDAGRVEAALRRCNNGGTIVLDKEYSICTPLDLRFLKHVDVALTGKVEFCPELEFWQQNVFQFHFQNASSWWVWGGEDIHLYGAGTGVIHGNGQPWWDAAAGNSSVRRPLLFITDGWHGGSITGLKLRQSPNWHNFIANSSDLLISDMDIFSRSSSEAWASNLDGWDTFRSDNVVIQNSVINHDDDCVSFKPNSTNIIVQGLHCNGSHGISVGSLGNYPYQYDIVSDLYIYNNTMANTTTAARLKVWPGAEAVKKGNPPWVGGGGKGYVRNVTYDLMINDNNDLAIQIDQCYGAINASECLDHPSGVILTNVLFKNMWGTSNGANDPVAGQLICGSADSCDNIRAENVTLTNSSGQPSEWQCRYMDEELLDLGGVGCIPA, encoded by the exons ATGGGTTTCAAAAGAACAATTGGCCTCTTGTTAGGCATCCTGCTGGCCCTCGACCAAGTCTCAGTGCTGGCTCAGCCCGGTCGTCCTACCTTTGCAAAACGTCCAGACATCCAACCGAATCCCATCCAGCCGTACAAGGCAATCCCCCTCCACTCTCGGCGTAATTCCCACAAGGTATGCTATGTCAAGCCTAGCCTCAACGGGGGTGACGATGCCGGGAGAGTCGAAGCTGCACTGCGACGGTGCAACAACGGCGGGACAATTGTGCTCGACAAGGAGTACTCCATCTGCACTCCTCTTGATCTACGCTTCTTAAAGCATGTGGACGTCGCCCTGACCGGAAAGGTCGAGTTCTGCCCCGAGCTGGAATTCTGGCAGCAGAACGTGTTTCAATTCCATTTCCAGAATGCCTCCTCCTGGTGGGTTTGGGGCGGCGAGGATATTCACCTCTACGGCGCGGGCACCGGTGTCATCCATGGGAACGGCCAGCCCTGGTGGGACGCGGCCGCAGGCAATTCGAGCGTTAGACGCCCGTTGCTATTTATTACAGATGGTTGGCACGGCGGTTCCATTACCGGCCTGAAGCTGCGGCAGTCACCCAAC TGGCACAACTTCATCGCCAACAGCTCCGACCTTCTCATCTCTGACATGGATATCTTCTCGCGCTCATCGTCGGAGGCCTGGGCATCGAACTTGGACGGCTGGGACACGTTCCGCTCAGACAACGTGGTTATTCAGAACTCTGTCATCAATCACGATGACGACTGCGTCTCGTTCAAACCAAACAGCACCAATATTATCGTCCAGGGCTTGCACTGTAACGGCTCCCACGGGATCTCGGTTGGCTCGCTTGGAAACTACCCGTATCAGTACGATATCGTCTCAGACCTGTACATCTACAACAACACTATGGCCAACACCACCACGGCAGCACGACTCAAGGTCTGGCCAGGCGCTGAGGCCGTCAAGAAAGGCAATCCGCCCTGGGTCGGTGGGGGAGGCAAGGGATACGTGCGCAACGTTACCTATGACCTGATGATCAATGATAACAACGACCTCGCCATTCAAATTGACCAGTGCTACGGGGCCATCAATGCGAGCGAGTGCTTGGATCACCCGTCCGGCGTCATTCTGACCAACGTACTCTTCAAGAATATGTGGGGTACCTCAAATGGTGCGAATGATCCCGTTGCTGGCCAGCTTATCTGTGGTTCAGCGGAT TCCTGCGACAATATTCGAGCGGAGAATGTCACCCTGACGAACTCCAGTGGGCAGCCGTCGGAGTGGCAGTGTAGATACATGGAtgaagagcttctggatcttggtgGCGTCGGTTGCATCCCTGCATGA
- a CDS encoding Zn(II)2Cys6 transcription factor (transcript_id=CADANIAT00007806) yields the protein MSRPSSPPFAPKVCSTCRARKKRCDKALPSCGYCAAKGLQCQYHDERPVGLDLIPTPSVSETSSTVEATVCREVQRIISFTGQYLDEVSVRYFQSIHWYLPIISRQRFHAHLLSFGADPRADFSVLMLSICMLTYAPDPDRSDGRHVDHSTLYLAAKSLFSLAQTIGRPSLNLIQAGILIAVYEYWRGELDRGFVSIGGCARMAYAAGLKRPTSLPSMDNDVYPDEEDGSTWWGICMCERIGVCDISIVNQPLLSIMPTEVDAFSPQESGCVPSTPSNIYQDGFRQAMRATYLLDHLLEVLAAPESEAKQTHLQELDNSIQVFLTMTMQRFPMASGVYCGGISIAIRGLFLLHRHVLAQTKDPSGDVDYPKGAYPSSRAALDTVTKIVSDIATARQQLSPDRLDAYPPTYAYLVRAALQYIHEECQPLTPGSWLWEAEKRLQHSLELLKRRWR from the exons ATGAGCCGACCCAGCAGCCCTCCTTTCGCCCCCAAAGTTTGTTCGACATGCCGAGCGCGCAAGAAGAGATGTGATAAGGCCTTGCCCTCTTGTGGCTACTGTGCTGC GAAAGGTCTGCAATGCCAGTACCACGATGAACGTCCGGTCGGTCTAGACCTGATCCCGACGCCTTCGGTGTCTGAAACGTCCTCGACCGTCGAGGCGACCGTGTGCCGGGAGGTCCAGCGCATTATCAGCTTCACAGGGCAATATCTCGACGAAGTAAGCGTCCGGTATTTCCAGAGCATCCACTGGTACCTCCCAATCATCTCGCGGCAACGGTTCCACGCCCACCTCCTTTCATTCGGCGCCGATCCCCGGGCAGATTTCTCCGTCTTGATGCTGAGCATCTGCATGCTCACATACGCTCCGGATCCCGACCGGTCAGACGGTAGGCACGTCGACCATTCGACGCTCTACCTTGCGGCCAAATCCCTATTCAGTCTCGCTCAAACTATCGGTAGGCCGTCTCTGAATCTGATCCAAGCAGGGATATTGATAGCGGTATATGAGTATTGGCGCGGCGAGTTGGATCGGGGGTTTGTCTCAATCGGCGGGTGTGCTCGCATGGCGTATGCGGCAGGCCTGAAACGGCCAACCTCGCTTCCCAGCATGGACAATGATGTGTATccagacgaagaagacggcagcACATGGTGGGGAATTTGCATGTGCGAAAG AATCGGCGTATGTGATATCAGCATAGTCAACCAGCCCCTGCTGTCAATCATGCCGACAGAGGTCGACGCTTTCAGCCCTCAAGAGAGCGGGTGTGTACCATCAACGCCGTCCAACATCTACCAGGACGGATTCCGTCAGGCGATGCGCGCGACCTATCTGCTCGACCATTTGCTCGAGGTATTGGCTGCTCCCGAGTCAGAAGCCAAACAGACGCACCTGCAAGAGCTCGACAATTCCATCCAAGTCTTTCTCACCATGACGATGCAGCGGTTCCCGATGGCGTCGGGAGTATACTGCGGAGGGATCTCGATTGCTATACG TggcctctttcttctccaccgGCATGTTCTTGCCCAAACAAAAGACCCGTCGGGCGATGTCGACTATCCGAAGGGGGCGTATCCCAGCTCCCGTGCCGCGCTGGATACTGTGACCAAGATCGTCAGTGACATTGCGACAGCGCGCCAGCAGCTCTCGCCCGACCGGCTCGACGCGTATCCACCGACCTATGCCTACCTCGTTCGGGCGGCGCTGCAGTATATCCACGAAGAGTGCCAGCCGCTGACCCCTGGGTCGTGGCTGTGGGAGGCGGAAAAGCGGCTGCAGCATTCGCTTGAACTGCTGAAGCGCAGATGGCGGTGA
- a CDS encoding Zn(II)2Cys6 transcription factor (submitted as non-partial;~transcript_id=CADANIAT00010524) yields FGLNAQPPSCQKASIFRRTPSRASRNIASRRCHARKVKCSGRTPCDSCQQATKPVECVYSRKSRLIKVSEHLVAEASDSAFASRFRQAMAQSGHDHIPRVSFPSDEQLLAWSETECPWPAPLSRSSARLSGFEWPRPLLPHRQAQFDPARAGQRLSRRLAQKQTLGSVCDSLAGSAIRLAIIMGLNPNIPESQLSDAGEREHRERIFRTAYTFDRMWTAKLDYPCTISDDEIEAFSDLRRWLEDLPSSLRLPTCSEGDWDPKARCLHHLFNQLDKRLLSGLRFFLHPVSILSYYRLSNFHLTPRKDRQSDEEQFEVAVSFLVQLQGNGNYAAAEFHKHIEATTDLMHSTKVRLGVQSASENATAPQDSAYNSILDAAITECRLHPRMCHSGRRSSIISCKGSWNSPLSTWNSLIRLYTWMTSRGFTGQMNAPKCYHMSIGRGQVGHMRHLAYMYQVYQGIPCATGLIYITSAAIPETALIPNLRTEVVDSVIKDDRTACLFPRTDNDGRWTKPQSSA; encoded by the exons TTCGGCCTCAACGCCCAACCGCCGTCTTGTCAGAAGGCAAGCATATTCAGAAGAACTCCATCTCGCGCCTCGAGGAACATCGC CAGCCGGCGATGCCACGCGCGAAAGGTCAAATGCTCGGGGAGGACCCCGTGCGATTCATGTCAACAGGCGACTAAACCGGTCGAATGCGTGTATTCCCGCAAGAGTCGCCTTATCAAAGTCAGCGAGCA TCTCGTCGCTGAAGCCTCAGACTCGGCTTTTGCGTCCCGGTTCCGCCAAGCCATGGCCCAATCCGGTCATGACCATATCCCCCGAGTCAGCTTTCCCAGCGACGAGCAGCTTCTTGCCTGGTCGGAAACTGAGTGTCCCTGGCCCGCGCCTCTCTCGCGTTCGTCTGCTCGCCTAAGCGGCTTTGAATGGCCTCGGCCGCTGCTACCACATCGTCAGGCGCAGTTCGACCCTGCAAGAGCTGGACAGCGCCTCTCTCGGCGTCTTGCACAAAAGCAAACTCTGGGCTCTGTTTGCGATAG TCTTGCCGGCTCTGCCATTCGTCTTGCCATCATCATGGGCCTCAATCCCAATATCCCCGAATCCCAATTGTCCGACGCGGGCGAACGCGAACACCGCGAACGCATCTTCAGGACAGCGTACACCTTTGACCGCATGTGGACGGCAAAGCTTGATTATCCTTGCACCATTTCTGACGATGAGATTGAG GCGTTCTCGGATCTTCGACGCTGGCTGGAAGACCTCCCATCATCCTTGCGCCTGCCTACGTGCAGCGAAGGGGACTGGGACCCTAAGGCGCGGTGTCTCCATCATCTCTTCAACCAG TTGGACAAACGGCTCCTTTCTGGTCTTCGATTTTTTCTACACCCAGTATCTATTCTCAGCTACTACCGTCTTAGCAATTTCCACCTTACTCCACGGAAAGACCGCCAGAGCGACGAAGAGCAGTTCGAAGTAGCGGTCAGCTTCCTGGTACAGCTGCAGGGTAATGGCAACTACGCCGCTGCCGAATTCCATAAACACATCGAGGCCACTACTGACCTCATGCACTCCACAAAAGTCCGCCTAGGCGTCCAATCCGCAAGTGAAAATGCCACAGCGCCACAAGATTCTGCCTATAATTCAATTCTGGATGCAGCAATCACTGAGTGTCGTCTACATCCACGGATGTGTCACTCGGGACGGCGCTCTTCTATCATTTCTTGCAAGGGCTCCTGGAACAGCCCCCTCTCGACCTGGAATTCATTGATTCGTCTATATACCTGGATGACCAGCAGGGGTTTCACTGGCCAGATGAATGCTCCGAAGTGTTACCACATGAGCATCGGCAGGGGACAAGT TGGTCACATGCGCCATCTGGCATACATGTACCAAGTATACCAGGGGATCCCCTGCGCTACAGGGCTTATTTATATTACGAGTGCAGCAATCCCTGAGACTGCTCTCATCCCCAATCTCCGCACTGAAGTAGTAGACTCCGTCATAAAGGACGACAGGACAGCCTGTCTGTTTCCTAGAACGGATAATGACGGCCGGTGGACTAAGCCGCAGTCCAGTGCATGA
- a CDS encoding uncharacterized protein (transcript_id=CADANIAT00007809), which yields MAPLLERTVTAEKANGGWPDKVYAPSALAYNQAYLVSPAMTVQQIRDFKQAFDDAALRSVKAGLDLVEIHAAHGYLLHQFLSPVSNSQADEVDFLDVSSGGIRAKQETSIKSGDGYRAPFALEIKRAVGNVLLVCMVGGVKKTGEIAERFLQQGLDVVMCGRWFQKNPGLVYQFADELGVKINMSTQYGRAFQGGRNRR from the exons ATGGCGCCCCTCTTGGAGAGGACCGTTACGGCAGAGAAGGCAAATGGGGGCTGGCCCGACAAGGTCTATGCACCGTCTGCGCTCGCTTATAATCAGGCTTATCTGGTCTCTCCTGCAATGACCGTTCAGCAGATTCGTGACTTCAAACAGGCCTTTGACGACGCTGCGCTGCGGTCGGTCAAGGCTGGGCTCGACCTGGTCGAGATTCATGCAGCGCATGGGTaccttcttcatcaatttCTGAGCCCCGTTAGCAACAGTCAGGCCGATGA AGTTGACTTTTTGGACGTCAGCTCAGGGGGTATTCGCGCCAAGCAGGAAACGAGTATTAAATCTGGCGACGGATACCGGGCGCCGTTTGCCTTGGAGATTAAACGGGCTGTGGGGAATGTCTTGCTCGTGTGTATGGTGGGAGGTGTTAAGAAAACAGGTGAGATTGCCGAACGATTCCTTCAGCAAGGGCTGGATGTTGTGATGTGTGGTCGATGGTTCCAGAAAAACCCTGGCCTCGTCTATCAGTTTGCAGATGAGCTTGGAGTGAAGATCAATATGTCGACCCAGTATGGACGGGCTTTCCAAGGTGGAAGAAATAGGAGATAA
- a CDS encoding uncharacterized protein (transcript_id=CADANIAT00007807) gives MPRVRVSSSQNCHEKEGRLLLAVQAIKKKEITLICEAAHHFNVPESILCTRLRGTTNRAESRANGHKLTEIEEEVLKQILPDNIYNFDKTGFAIGLCAHQKVITKLLQLSQSVLLDRILKRSYASLVDQKMWLGISYINKLDFLAAYPQARISIFKLDTIRNSCQIAMQKVILLEQENRIAHDNGLSVQEATELEEAYNVSFQAIPGPCGPPAEGAQTPKAWALPIYSVVVD, from the exons atgccccgagttcgcgttagttcaagccaaaattgccatgagaaggaaggtcggctcctactggctgtacaggctattaaaaaaaaggagattacattAATATGTGAGGCAGCACATCacttcaatgtgcctgaatctataCTAtgtacgcgactacgcgggactacaaatcgcgccgaatctcgcgcaaatggccataaattaactgagattgaagaggaagtgcttaagca GATCCTACCGGataatatctacaactttgataagactggctttgcaataggcctttgtgcacatcagaaagtaATTACtaa GTTACTGCAATTaagtcaatcagtgcttctggatag AA ttttgaagcgctcgtacgccagcttggttgatcagaaaatgtGGCTTGGTATCAGCTATATtaacaaacttgatttccttgcagcctatccacaagctcgaatcagcatatttaagctggatacaatcagaaaca gctgtcaaattgcaatgcaaaaggtcatactattggagcaagagaatagg atagctcatgataatggtctgtctgtacaagaggctacagagctcgaggaagcttATAATGtgtcttttcaggcaatacctggtccatgcgggccaccagcagaaggtgcacaaacaccaaaggcatGGGCATTACCTATATata gcgttgtggttgattaa
- a CDS encoding protein hk-8-7 (transcript_id=CADANIAT00007805) yields MALALEDSLWNPTVLSPELILSMQEYLSPALRQPPLPDSEKKRLRELSRYYCAIRPSSVPQDPDATLTQSEPENEPGLNVAQLPSDITLTALTQLGVHRLGCERSFASLIDGHSQYIISEATASISLRDREKHSPNDGLYLGNTTLDLVWGVCPHAIKLFSGYDVPHLKNTANVTANPTRYIVRDFTQEDCFKDRPYVTGWPHMRFYAEVPIYSPSGHILGGYCVVDNKPRQDFSEDEVIALQEISDAIARHLENVRTVHYHRRSDRLIQGLTTFVKDRLHERSPLDAPAPPRAAETPSLERLGLDELPSSTEVTGGTSLLFSTQNAARKSTHATSLSGTLHKAVSSPLLNEVVTDTGPSQDTVPLRMNDNSSAKSTPKPVAKDKVPFLRRIENIYAYASSLIRESMDLDGVMFVDASRCNSGSVSLKADMLNWEPLPKNADPRPRSQYSNSAVADETICDTLGLASNETDTQHGIPDSLLRELIAAFPQGGVLLPDADNDNSQLPETRLAKSFPEAKSLLFIPLWDWNKGQWLAGTFVWTKDSEQERALGVDELHYFKVFGDSIISEIARLDWSLKEKSKFGLISSVSHEIRSPLHGMLANAELLSSSPLQPEQQQTVKALEMCGITLLDTMNHLLDFAKINNLASINQTASSVTSLLTSFDLDVLIEEVVSSVFSGMCHAAIALTPPESPSNPDTAYKQDSGFVEISVSLLDPPVKTDPDSAVAHLRFTDTGCGMSQEFLRNKLYSPFAQEDALAEGAGLGLSIVKQLVSFFKGSIDVKSEIDVGTQVDIQIPVQLAPDDFATGAFGPELGMGLRETTFSLIGLDAYPELSEEPTGSLSSEAKRRICLQSFFTNLLSGKPNWKISSTATLAEADGEIAIVSEAALKQLFVDESLRRRAEKNQTKFVCLCDGLPTLNANGPGGAQVIRLYQPYSPRKVLQAIESVMQAKPQPFAGADDQSPPVSKATPPTNPTNDSAPPASGTHGNKVLIVDDNEINLKVLARLMSKLGYQHTTATNGLVAFTKYKESPNSFSMVLMDISMPVMDGIDATRNIRSYEWEKQLSSVKVFAVTGIGSAAMQHEALMAGVDEYLVKPLSLGQLGKLMKVHL; encoded by the exons ATGGCTCTGGCCCTGGAAGA CTCCTTGTGGAATCCAACCGTCTTATCCCCTGAGCTCATACTGAGCATGCAGGAATACCTCTCACCAGCGCTTCGGCAACCACCATTGCCTGactcggagaagaagcgatTGCGCGAACTGTCCAG GTATTACTGTGCCATCCGCCCGTCCTCCGTACCTCAAGATCCTGACGCAACGTTGACTCAGAGTGAGCCCGAGAACGAACCCGGTCTCAATGTCGCCCAACTTCCGTCTGATATCACCTTGACCGCTCTTACGCAGCTCGGCGTGCATCGACTTGGGTGCGAGCGGTCGTTTGCCTCGCTCATTGACGGACACAGCCAGTATATCATTTCCGAAGCGACCGCGTCCATCTCATTGCGGGACAGGGAAAAACATTCGCCCAACGATGGCTTGTATCTTGGGAACACCACGTTAGACCTGGTCTGGGGAGTGTGTCCTCATGCCATCAAGCTGTTCTCCGGATACGATGTACCGCACTTGAAGAATACGGCCAACGTTACCGCGAACCCGACCCGCTACATCGTCCGCGATTTCACGCAGGAGGATTGTTTTAAGGATCGTCCTTATGTGACAGGCTGGCCGCACATGCGATTCTACGCCGAGGTCCCGATATATAGTCCGTCTGGTCACATTCTCGGTGGTTATTGTGTGGTCGACAATAAGCCGCGGCAGGATttcagcgaggatgaagtgATCGCTTTGCAGGAGATCTCAGATGCGATCGCGCGTCATCTTGAGAATGTCCGAACAGTCCATTACCATCGACGGTCGGACCGCCTCATTCAAGGGCTGACCACCTTTGTCAAGGACCGTCTCCACGAACGAAGTCCGCTTGAcgctccagcgccgccgcgcgCTGCAGAAACACCGTCTCTGGAGCGACTCGGTCTAGACGAATTGCCGTCGAGTACTGAGGTAACTGGAGGAACGTCGCTGCTATTTTCTACCCAAAATGCTGCCAGAAAATCTACTCACGCGACGTCGCTATCTGGCACACTGCATAAGGCCGTGAGCTCGCCGCTGCTGAACGAGGTTGTTACCGATACTGGCCCGTCTCAAGACACTGTTCCTTTGCGTATGAATGACAACTCGAGTGCAAAGAGCACTCCAAAGCCGGTCGCGAAAGACAAAGTTCCATTTTTGAGGCGCATTGAAAACATTTATGCTTATGCCAGCTCCCTAATAAGGGAGTCAATGGATCTTGACGGAGTTATGTTTGTAGACGCCTCTCGGTGCAATTCTGGAAG TGTCTCGCTGAAAGCAGATATGCTGAACTGGGAACCATTACCCAAAAACGCGGATCCTCGACCAAGAAGTCAGTATTCTAACAGTGCCGTGGCGGACGAAACCATATGCGACACACTTGGCCTGGCCTCGAACGAGACTGACACCCAACATGGGATACCTGACTCGCTTCTACGGGAGCTAATCGCCGCCTTCCCTCAAGGTGGTGTCTTGCTTCCAGACGCTGACAACGATAATTCTCAACTACCCGAAACCCGGCTCGCAAAATCATTTCCCGAAGCAAAGTCATTGCTTTTTATCCCCCTCTGGGATTGGAACAAGGGACAATGGCTCGCTGGGACGTTTGTGTGGACGAAAGATAGCGAGCAGGAGCGGGCGCTCGGAGTTGATGAATTACACTATTTTAAAGTCTTTGGTGACTCGATAATATCTGAAATTGCGAGGCTCGACTGGTCTTTGAAGGAGAAATCCAAATTCGGCCTTATTTCTTCCGTCAGCCATGAGATTCGATCACCGTTACATGGAATGCTCGCGAATGCGGAACTcctatcatcttctcctttgcagccagagcagcagcaaacggTGAAGGCGCTGGAAATGTGCGGTATTACTTTGCTGGATACGATGAACCATCT TCTGGACTTTGCAAAAATCAACAACCTCGCTTCCATTAATCAGACTGCCTCGTCAGTCACCAGTCTACTTACCTCGTTCGACCTTGACGTCCTGATTGAGGAAGTAGTTAGCAGTGTCTTTTCCGGAATGTGCCATGCGGCCATTGCGTTAACGCCTCCGGAGAGTCCTAGCAACCCCGACACTGCCTACAAACAGG ACAGTGGTTTTGTTGAAATCTCGGTGTCGCTGCTGGATCCGCCAGTGAAAACCGACCCAGATTCTGCCGTTGCACACTTGCGCTTCACTGATACCGGGTGTGGAATGTCTCAGGAATTCCTGAGGAATAAGCTGTATTCGCCTTTCGCGCAAGAGGACGCCCTAGCCGAAGGTGCTGGCCTTGGTCTGAGCATTGTGAAGCAACTTGTCTCTTTTTTCAAGGGGTCAATAGACGTGAAGAGCGAGATTGATGTTGGAACTCAAGTTGATATCCAAATCCCCGTCCAACTGGCCCCCGATGATTTCGCTACAGGTGCATTTGGTCCGGAATTAGGCATGGGTTTGCGGGAAACCACATTCTCTCTCATCGGCCTTGATGCGTACCCTGAACTTTCCGAAGAGCCTACTGGAAGCTTGAGCTCAGAAGCGAAGCGAAGAATTTGCTTACAGAGCTTCTTTACCAACCTACTTTCCGGGAAGCCCAATTGGAAGATCTCCTCGACAGCCACGTTGGCCGAGGCAGACGGCGAGATTGCAATTGTCAGCGAAGCCGCTCTGAAACAACTCTTCGTAGACGAGTCACTGCGTCGTCGTGCGGAGAAGAATCAGACTAAATTTGTATGTCTTTGTGATGGCTTGCCGACTCTAAACGCGAATGGACCTGGCGGGGCCCAGGTTATCCGGCTATACCAACC ATACTCCCCGAGAAAGGTGCTACAGGCTATCGAGTCAGTCATGCAGGCCAAGCCCCAGCCTTTTGCCGGTGCCGACGACCAGTCTCCGCCGGTATCCAAAGCCACCCCCCCGACCAACCCTACCAATGACTCTGCCCCTCCAGCCAGTGGTACTCATGGGAATAAGGTGCTGATAGTAGACGACAATGAAATAAACCTCAAG GTTCTCGCTAGGTTAATGTCTAAACTGGGTTATCAGCATACGACGGCGACTAATGGGCTTGTCGCATTCACTAAATATAAAGAATCGCCTAACTCATTCAGCATGGTATTAATGG ATATATCCATGCCTGTTATGGATGGCATAGATGCCACTAGAAACATCCGGTCGTATGAATGGGAAAAGCAGTTATCTTCCGTCAAAGTCTTCGCCGTGACTGGTATTGGGTCTGCTGCGATGCAGCACGAAGCCCTGATGGCCGGAGTGGACGAGTATCTCGTGAAGCCGCTGTCACTCGGTCAACTAGGGAAACTCATGAAGGTCCATTTATAA